Genomic segment of Candidatus Ancaeobacter aquaticus:
GTCTGGGCATCCGTAGATGCAATGTCTCTAAACCTTGCAAAAAGAGAAACGCGTTAAATGGCGACATTGCCGGACCCAGATCTCGTAACAGTGTTACCCGCGCTTTAATAATGTATGCAATATTTCCCATTGGTTTTAATGCTTCTACAAAATTAAGTCCGTGATAGCTTGGATCCGGGTCTGCTATTAACGGAAACTTACCGTTTGTCCAATCAAATTTACCCGAATCAACGATCAATCCGCCAATAGATGTTCCATGTCCGCCAATAAACTTCGTTGCAGAATACACAACAATGTCCGCGCCAAAATCTATCGGTCTAAACAGATACGGACAGGAAGTATTATCCACAATAAGCGGCAAACCGTTTTCATGTGCAATCTTTACAAGCGTCTCTATGTCAGCAACATTCAGTTTTGGGTTCCCAATCGTTTCTGCATAGATTGCTTTTGTTTTTGGTGTAATCGCTTTTTTAAATCCTTCCATATCTTCAGATGATACAAAATTTACTTTTACCCCAAATTTTTTAAATGTATAGTGAAGCAAGGTATATGTCCCGCCATATAAATTATCTGCCGAAACAATCTCATCTCCCGCTTGCGCGATATTTAAAAGTGCTAAGGTAATGGCTGATTGCCCGCTTGCAGTAGCGAGTGCGGCAACACCACCGTCTAATGCCGCCATCCTTTTTTCCAGAACATCTGTTGTCGGATTCATAAGCCGCGTATAAATATTTCCGAATTCTTTTAGCCCGAAAAGATTAGCTGCATGCTCACTGCTTTTAAATTGATATGATGTTGTCTGATAAATAGGTACTGCACGCGCACCCGTTGTGGGGTCAGCTTCCTGCCCACCATGCAATGCGAGTGTATCCAGTTTAAGTTTATTATCAATTTGTGTCATGTGTTCCTCCATTCATTTATTTATATTGTGTAATTAATACATTTAACATCTAATTCTTTTGATTTCTGCAACAAGTCATGCAACGAGACTTCTTCCAATGTATCTGCAATCTTCCCGCCCAACATGCCCCACAGGTGTTGTGTGACACGTAAAGACATATGCGCTCCGTGAGCTTGGTTTTGCGCACTTTCGACAAGATTAAAGTTTCCTTCCAATATTCCAACAATGTCTTTCATTGTGACATCCTTTGGAGGTTTGGCAAGCTCATACCCTCCATGTGCTCCACGATGTGATAACACAAAACCAGCCACCCTGAGCGGAATAATGATCTGGCTTAAATACTTTTCAGATATCTCCTCGCTGCGAGCAATATCTTTTAAGAAAACAGGTCCCTGCCCGTAATGCAAACCCAAAACATACATAAGCCGCATACCATACTGGGCACGCGTTGATATTCTCATTGGTATCCTCCTCTACATAGTAACTAGTGTATTTCTTTACAGCAGAAAAAACACTTATTTTTCACCAATTATTTCTAAAAACGTATCTTTTCCTATTTCTTCGATTAAATGACCAAGCCTCTGTCGCGATTTTGCATTCTCTTTAAAGAATGTGATAACTTTTTCAATCACAACAAGCACTTCATCTTCACTATACACTTTTTCTAGCTTGATACCTTCTCGTGGTGAGAGCCCTCCACACCCACCGAGATATACCGCAAAACCAATTTTCTTTTCAGGACTAGCCACATCAACCTGTCCATGGATCCCGATTTCAGATCCCCTTGGACGCGTACATCCATTTGGACATCCTGAAACAACTATCTTAAACTTATGTGGAAGGTCCATCCCGCACTCGATACCTTTTTTCTGAATTTTATCAAAAAGATCAAAGGTATTAACTAATCCTCGTTTACACCAATTTGTTCCCGGACATGCAGTCGTAGCACGAAGGCGTGGACCTGATGTTCCAGCATAAATTCCATTTTCTTCCATGATGTTCTCAATTTCAGATACCTTATCAATAGGGATAAACGGTATCTCTATTCCCTGTCTTACCGTAAGGTGGGTATATCCATTCCCGTATATTTTGGAAATATACGACAACTTCTCAAGCTGCTGAGCTGTATAATTACCACTATCCATACGAGTTCTAAGTGTCACACATCCTTCTTTCCGTGACTGCAAAAACCCTCTTTTTTTCAAATCATCATAATCAATTTTATTTTCTGTCATATCACAATCCTTTTTATAAGTTCTTTATAACCGTATGTATAACTCGTTTTGTTCTCTCAAGATCACTGCGTGTATGAGAAAAAGATATAAAGTTTGCTTCATACTCTGAGGGTGCAAAATATATGCCGCCATCTAATAGTCCCTTATACATCTTTTGAAAAAGTTTCTGAGATCCACATCTCACACTAAACATTGTCCCATACGATGTTGCTTTAATCTTTTTATTATACTTTTTACCTTGATCGTTGATTGTCTGAGAGAGCTCAGCTACCATCTGAGCAATTCTTTTATAACAAGCTCGTAACCGTTTTAACTCAAGTAATGTACTCACTCCTGATGACATTACTATATGATTTCCACCAAATGTTGAAGCTTGATATACATTACCTAACGGTGCAAGATGTTTCATAATCTGGTTTTTACCGCCATATGCACCTATCGGTAAACCGCCACCGATTATTTTTCCTAAACATATAATGTCAGGG
This window contains:
- a CDS encoding homocysteine synthase; protein product: MTQIDNKLKLDTLALHGGQEADPTTGARAVPIYQTTSYQFKSSEHAANLFGLKEFGNIYTRLMNPTTDVLEKRMAALDGGVAALATASGQSAITLALLNIAQAGDEIVSADNLYGGTYTLLHYTFKKFGVKVNFVSSEDMEGFKKAITPKTKAIYAETIGNPKLNVADIETLVKIAHENGLPLIVDNTSCPYLFRPIDFGADIVVYSATKFIGGHGTSIGGLIVDSGKFDWTNGKFPLIADPDPSYHGLNFVEALKPMGNIAYIIKARVTLLRDLGPAMSPFNAFLFLQGLETLHLRMPRHSENALKVAQYLEKSEHVEWVIYPGLESSSENAKVKKYLPKGAGAIVGFGIKGGIEAGKKFIDSLQLISHLANIGDAKSLAIHPASTTHQQLSSEEQLAAGVTQDYVRLSIGIEDVEDIITDISQALDNSIK
- a CDS encoding Rrf2 family transcriptional regulator — translated: MRISTRAQYGMRLMYVLGLHYGQGPVFLKDIARSEEISEKYLSQIIIPLRVAGFVLSHRGAHGGYELAKPPKDVTMKDIVGILEGNFNLVESAQNQAHGAHMSLRVTQHLWGMLGGKIADTLEEVSLHDLLQKSKELDVKCINYTI